The proteins below are encoded in one region of Pirellulales bacterium:
- a CDS encoding DUF4974 domain-containing protein, translated as QSAVHARDVQAEQQSRRELHQNLVARERQIDKQLTHANDLAARGQYRAAEEAAGALANGNSTIVGTAAPLEAQLKVNAVEMQALAARRQRHLEEEFLNQDRQRGVDSDGQPIAYPSVDKWRQLSERRREWRENASMYRPSAGEKRINQALQTVTSVDFKEMPLADVLDYLKHKFHIEIQLDNKGLTDENIGPSVPITRNLNNIKLRSILRLILRDLNLAYVVKDDVLLITSIEAADSMTTVRVYDVGDLVTPIPTPGFF; from the coding sequence CCAATCGGCGGTTCATGCGCGCGATGTGCAAGCCGAGCAGCAGTCGCGCCGCGAGCTGCACCAGAACCTGGTCGCGCGCGAGCGGCAGATCGACAAGCAATTGACGCACGCCAACGACCTGGCCGCCCGCGGCCAGTACCGCGCGGCCGAGGAAGCCGCCGGCGCGCTGGCCAACGGCAACTCGACCATCGTCGGAACGGCAGCACCGTTAGAAGCGCAATTGAAGGTCAATGCGGTCGAGATGCAGGCCCTGGCCGCGCGACGTCAGCGGCACCTGGAGGAAGAATTCCTCAATCAGGATCGGCAGCGGGGCGTCGACTCCGACGGTCAGCCGATCGCGTATCCGTCCGTCGATAAGTGGCGTCAATTGTCAGAGCGCCGCCGCGAATGGCGCGAGAATGCCAGCATGTACCGCCCCAGCGCCGGAGAAAAGCGCATCAACCAGGCCCTGCAAACCGTAACGAGCGTCGATTTCAAGGAAATGCCGCTGGCGGACGTGCTCGATTATCTCAAGCACAAGTTCCACATCGAAATCCAGCTCGACAACAAGGGCTTGACCGACGAGAACATCGGACCGTCGGTTCCGATCACGAGGAACCTGAATAACATCAAGTTACGGTCGATTCTGCGATTGATCTTGCGCGATCTGAACCTGGCCTACGTCGTGAAAGACGACGTGCTTTTGATCACGTCGATCGAAGCGGCCGACTCGATGACCACCGTGCGTGTCTACGACGTCGGCGACCTGGTAACGCCAATCCCGACGCCCGGCTTCTTTTGA
- a CDS encoding zinc-binding dehydrogenase, with the protein MLAGHILARRKIELVEIPEPVLDKSSPPGQILFEPHLSCLCGSDLPYFDSPHTKYPQPIGYSLHEMVGTVIATSGQRFRPGDRVLAVPVRQHGLFERYAVSEERAIPLDTRRPPEQALLAQPLGTVIFALKKLPSLLDKDVAIVGQGPIGQLFNASLRNLGAREIIGIDKIASRLALSEKMGATAVVDSSREDPVEAVRKITGGTLPDVVIEAVGHEDQALDVCIDLCAKYGRILSFGVPPETIDALRWKDLFYKNITVHTSVDPDFTRDFPLAMRWIGEGRIDLSALVTHRFPLKEIQTAFDTFRDRKDGAQKVLVEFPRAR; encoded by the coding sequence TTGCTCGCCGGACATATTCTCGCCCGACGGAAGATCGAACTTGTCGAGATTCCCGAGCCGGTGCTCGATAAATCGTCGCCGCCGGGGCAGATTCTGTTTGAGCCGCACTTGTCCTGCCTGTGCGGTTCGGATTTGCCCTATTTCGATTCGCCGCACACCAAGTATCCGCAGCCGATAGGCTATTCGCTGCACGAGATGGTGGGAACGGTTATCGCCACGTCGGGCCAGCGCTTTCGCCCGGGCGACCGCGTATTGGCCGTGCCGGTGCGCCAGCATGGCTTGTTCGAGCGCTATGCGGTGAGCGAAGAGCGCGCGATCCCGCTCGACACGCGACGCCCGCCCGAACAAGCTCTCCTCGCCCAGCCGCTGGGAACCGTGATCTTCGCGCTCAAGAAATTGCCCAGCTTGCTCGACAAGGACGTCGCGATTGTCGGTCAGGGGCCGATCGGGCAGCTGTTCAACGCCAGCTTGCGCAACCTGGGCGCTCGCGAAATCATCGGCATCGACAAGATCGCGTCGCGCCTGGCATTGAGCGAGAAGATGGGCGCCACGGCCGTCGTCGACAGCAGCCGCGAGGACCCGGTCGAAGCGGTACGGAAGATCACCGGCGGCACGCTGCCCGACGTCGTGATCGAGGCCGTCGGACACGAAGATCAGGCGCTCGACGTCTGCATCGATCTGTGCGCGAAGTACGGGCGGATTCTGTCGTTCGGTGTTCCGCCCGAGACGATCGATGCCTTGCGCTGGAAGGACCTGTTCTACAAGAACATCACGGTCCACACGAGTGTCGATCCCGACTTCACGCGCGATTTTCCGCTGGCCATGCGCTGGATCGGCGAAGGGCGGATCGACCTGTCGGCGCTCGTGACGCATCGCTTTCCGCTTAAAGAAATCCAGACGGCCTTCGACACGTTCCGCGACCGCAAAGACGGCGCGCAAAAAGTGCTGGTCGAATTCCCCCGCGCGCGCTGA
- the ribD gene encoding bifunctional diaminohydroxyphosphoribosylaminopyrimidine deaminase/5-amino-6-(5-phosphoribosylamino)uracil reductase RibD: protein MPDKPPTKERPRDLDPWHMRRALHLAAKGRGLVEPNPLVGCVIARGAEIIGEGFHARFGGPHAEVNALAVAGARAAGAAMYVTLEPCCHHGKTPPCTEAILAAGIREVVVAQEDPFPQVSGGGIAALRAAGVDVTVGVLTAEAERLNAPYLKLVRQGRPWVIAKWAMTLDGHTATHSGASRWISNETSRAKVHELRGRVDAIMVGSGTVAADDPLLTARPAGPRVATRIVFGRQSMLRLDSQLVRTAADAPVLFATIHEAPAVQVEQMRNAGCEVFLCPGSTPRERADALFAELGRRRMTNVLVEGGAGLLGSLFDAGFIDEVHAFVAPKIFGGGPAGVDGTGVADPASAWSLDDPTIETLAGDVYVHGPVRREARARSRG from the coding sequence ATGCCTGACAAGCCGCCGACCAAAGAGCGTCCGCGCGATCTCGACCCCTGGCATATGCGCCGCGCCCTGCACCTGGCCGCCAAGGGACGCGGACTGGTCGAGCCGAATCCGCTGGTCGGTTGTGTCATCGCCCGCGGCGCCGAAATCATTGGCGAGGGCTTTCACGCTCGCTTCGGCGGCCCGCATGCCGAGGTGAACGCGCTGGCCGTGGCCGGCGCGCGCGCGGCCGGCGCGGCGATGTACGTCACGCTCGAACCGTGCTGCCATCACGGCAAAACGCCCCCCTGCACCGAGGCGATCCTGGCGGCCGGGATTCGCGAAGTGGTCGTCGCCCAGGAAGATCCTTTCCCGCAGGTCTCGGGCGGCGGCATCGCCGCGCTGCGCGCGGCGGGTGTCGACGTCACGGTCGGCGTCCTGACGGCTGAAGCCGAGCGCCTCAACGCGCCGTATCTGAAGCTCGTCCGACAAGGCCGGCCCTGGGTCATCGCCAAATGGGCCATGACGCTCGATGGGCATACCGCCACGCACAGCGGCGCCAGTCGGTGGATATCGAACGAAACCTCACGCGCGAAAGTCCATGAGCTGCGCGGCCGTGTCGATGCGATCATGGTCGGCAGCGGCACCGTGGCCGCCGATGATCCCTTACTCACGGCGCGGCCTGCCGGACCGCGCGTCGCGACGCGCATCGTCTTTGGTAGGCAGTCGATGCTCCGCCTCGATAGCCAACTGGTGCGCACCGCGGCGGATGCCCCCGTGCTGTTCGCCACGATTCACGAAGCGCCAGCCGTGCAGGTCGAGCAAATGCGCAATGCCGGCTGTGAGGTCTTTCTGTGTCCTGGCTCGACGCCGCGCGAACGGGCCGACGCGCTCTTCGCCGAACTCGGGCGTCGGCGCATGACCAACGTGCTGGTCGAGGGGGGCGCGGGCTTGCTGGGCTCACTCTTCGACGCGGGGTTCATCGACGAAGTCCATGCTTTCGTGGCGCCTAAAATCTTCGGGGGCGGACCCGCAGGTGTCGACGGCACGGGAGTCGCCGATCCTGCATCTGCCTGGTCCCTCGACGATCCCACAATCGAAACGCTGGCCGGCGATGTTTACGTGCATGGCCCTGTACGGCGAGAGGCCCGGGCACGGAGCCGCGGTTGA
- a CDS encoding PVC-type heme-binding CxxCH protein translates to MARGFCVVALCALVALSWMAFQNRVTAADAPAAIDDEDFSAELPRIPPVEPRDAEATFVAAPGFRVEQVAAEPLVDDPIAMAFDENGRLYVVEMQDYSEDAEGRLGKIHLLADTDGDGHFDTSSVFAENLSWPTAVICYDGGIFVGAAPDILYCKDNDGDGRADVTQRVFTGFGRGNVQGLLNSFAWGLDNRIHGATSSAGAAVRRADDEKARPVNLSGRDFAFDPRTLVLTPTSGGGQYGMSFDAWGRKFVCSNSDHIQLVMFEDRYVARNPYLAAPSPRVSIAADGPAAEIYRASPVEPWRVVRTRLRVAGKVPGPIEGGGRASGYFTGATGITIYRGDAWPADAQGLAIVGDACTNLVHRKRLEPNGLELVARRIDAESEFVASRDIWFRPVQFANAPDGTLYIADMYREVIEHPLSLPPVIKRHLDLTSGRDRGRIYRIVPDGYIQRALPRLGQASTEELVATLAHKNAWHRETAARLLYQRRDRKAVAALVKLAMTSDLPEGRMHALYALAGLDALTADVVLAVLGDADPRVRAHAVRLAEGVARSADNDVVPMREKLLQLAQSETDLHVVYQLLFSLGELPPNAARDKALATLARRDPADRWMRLALVSSLAAGVADVFQQLAADESFRRQEAGQVLLTTLAQQAGSAGRNEDLAAVIAAVEALPEADRALTGRLVRGLSEGAARQGGSLERILAGRGGKRTREVLANLVIDAQATARDNDQSPAARVPAIQMLALGAPADALPILTALVDSRQPQEVQLAALTALGRIDDPAVSKIILDAWPTLSPRLRSQAAEALLARAARVPALLDAIEGGQFKASDLEPARVQQLLAQPDAAVRARATALLGTAKSGKRQEVVEAYRPALSISGDPAAGKRHFQKVCAACHRVEGIGYEIGANLAAMKNRGPEAILVNLLDPNREVNPQFINYTLTTGDGRILTGMIDAETATSVTLKRGENATDTVLRVNIDELSATGQSLMPEGLEQQLDRQAVADLIAYLMSLP, encoded by the coding sequence ATGGCACGAGGCTTTTGCGTCGTGGCCCTCTGCGCGCTCGTCGCGCTGTCATGGATGGCATTTCAGAACCGTGTCACCGCCGCAGATGCGCCGGCTGCGATCGACGACGAAGATTTCTCGGCCGAGCTGCCGCGTATCCCGCCGGTCGAGCCGCGCGACGCCGAAGCCACGTTCGTCGCGGCGCCCGGCTTTCGCGTCGAGCAGGTGGCGGCCGAGCCTTTGGTCGACGATCCGATCGCGATGGCCTTCGACGAAAACGGCCGACTGTACGTCGTCGAAATGCAGGACTATTCCGAGGATGCCGAGGGACGGCTTGGCAAGATTCACTTGCTCGCCGACACCGATGGCGATGGCCACTTCGACACGAGCAGCGTCTTTGCCGAAAACCTCTCGTGGCCAACGGCCGTGATCTGCTACGACGGCGGCATCTTTGTCGGCGCCGCGCCCGACATTCTTTATTGCAAGGATAACGACGGCGACGGGCGGGCCGACGTCACGCAACGCGTGTTCACCGGGTTCGGCCGCGGCAACGTGCAGGGATTGCTCAACAGCTTCGCCTGGGGGCTCGATAATCGCATCCACGGCGCCACGAGTAGCGCCGGCGCCGCCGTGCGCCGCGCCGATGATGAAAAAGCCCGGCCCGTGAACCTCTCGGGGCGCGATTTTGCCTTCGATCCACGCACGCTCGTGCTGACCCCCACCAGCGGCGGTGGGCAATACGGCATGAGCTTCGACGCCTGGGGGCGAAAGTTCGTCTGCTCGAATAGCGATCACATTCAACTGGTGATGTTCGAGGATCGGTACGTGGCGCGGAACCCTTACCTGGCAGCGCCAAGCCCACGGGTGAGTATCGCGGCCGACGGCCCCGCAGCGGAAATCTATCGCGCGAGCCCGGTGGAACCGTGGCGCGTGGTCCGCACGCGGCTGCGCGTAGCAGGCAAGGTGCCGGGCCCCATCGAAGGGGGCGGGCGCGCGAGCGGTTATTTCACGGGCGCCACCGGCATCACGATCTATCGCGGCGATGCGTGGCCTGCCGATGCCCAAGGACTGGCGATCGTCGGCGACGCCTGCACGAATCTCGTGCATCGCAAGCGGCTGGAGCCGAATGGGCTGGAGCTCGTCGCGCGGCGGATCGACGCTGAGAGCGAATTCGTGGCTTCGCGCGACATCTGGTTCCGGCCTGTGCAGTTCGCCAATGCGCCGGACGGGACGCTGTACATCGCGGACATGTATCGCGAAGTGATCGAGCATCCGCTGTCGCTACCGCCGGTGATCAAGCGGCATCTCGATTTGACGAGCGGGCGCGATCGGGGGCGGATCTATCGCATCGTGCCCGATGGATATATCCAACGGGCGCTGCCTCGGTTGGGGCAGGCCTCGACCGAGGAGCTGGTGGCGACGCTTGCGCACAAAAATGCGTGGCACCGCGAGACAGCGGCGCGGCTGTTGTATCAGCGTCGCGATCGAAAGGCTGTCGCAGCGCTGGTGAAGCTGGCCATGACCAGCGATTTGCCCGAGGGGCGGATGCACGCGCTCTACGCGCTTGCGGGGCTCGACGCTCTGACCGCCGACGTGGTGCTGGCCGTGCTCGGGGACGCCGACCCACGCGTGCGCGCGCATGCGGTGCGTCTGGCCGAGGGAGTCGCCAGAAGCGCGGACAACGACGTGGTGCCGATGCGCGAGAAGCTGTTGCAGCTCGCTCAGAGCGAAACCGACCTGCACGTCGTTTATCAGCTTCTTTTCAGCCTGGGCGAGCTGCCACCCAATGCGGCCCGGGACAAGGCGCTCGCAACGTTGGCGCGGCGCGATCCGGCCGATCGCTGGATGCGACTGGCGCTGGTCAGCTCGTTGGCCGCGGGCGTCGCCGACGTGTTTCAGCAATTGGCCGCCGACGAGAGTTTTCGCCGCCAGGAGGCGGGGCAAGTCCTGCTGACCACACTCGCTCAGCAGGCGGGCTCGGCCGGGCGAAACGAAGACCTGGCCGCCGTGATCGCCGCCGTCGAGGCGCTACCCGAGGCCGACCGGGCGTTGACCGGCCGACTGGTGCGCGGCCTGAGCGAAGGGGCCGCGCGGCAAGGCGGGTCGCTCGAACGGATCCTGGCGGGCCGCGGCGGCAAAAGAACCCGTGAGGTGCTGGCCAACCTGGTGATCGACGCGCAGGCTACGGCGCGCGACAACGATCAATCGCCCGCCGCGCGCGTGCCGGCCATCCAGATGCTGGCACTGGGCGCGCCGGCCGATGCACTGCCGATCTTGACGGCGCTTGTCGATAGTCGGCAGCCGCAGGAGGTGCAACTGGCAGCTTTGACGGCGCTAGGACGGATCGATGATCCGGCGGTGAGCAAGATCATTCTCGACGCCTGGCCCACGTTGAGCCCCCGCTTGCGATCACAGGCCGCCGAGGCGCTCTTGGCCCGTGCGGCGCGGGTGCCGGCGCTTCTCGATGCTATCGAAGGCGGACAATTCAAAGCGTCGGACCTGGAACCGGCGCGCGTGCAACAATTGCTCGCCCAACCCGATGCGGCGGTACGCGCCCGGGCCACGGCTCTCTTGGGCACCGCCAAATCGGGTAAGCGGCAGGAAGTGGTCGAGGCCTATCGACCCGCACTGTCGATTTCCGGCGATCCGGCGGCGGGCAAGCGGCACTTTCAAAAAGTGTGCGCCGCATGTCATCGCGTGGAAGGCATCGGCTACGAGATCGGCGCGAACCTGGCAGCGATGAAGAATCGCGGCCCCGAGGCGATCCTGGTGAACCTGCTCGATCCGAATCGCGAGGTAAACCCGCAATTCATTAATTACACCCTGACGACCGGCGACGGTCGCATTCTGACCGGCATGATCGACGCCGAAACCGCGACCAGCGTAACGCTGAAACGGGGCGAGAATGCGACGGACACCGTGCTGCGCGTGAATATCGACGAGCTCTCGGCGACGGGGCAATCGCTGATGCCCGAGGGTTTGGAGCAGCAGCTCGATCGGCAAGCGGTGGCGGATTTGATTGCCTATTTGATGTCGTTGCCGTAG